From Flavobacterium sp. 102, a single genomic window includes:
- the sufB gene encoding Fe-S cluster assembly protein SufB: MAKYTEDDLKVELENKEYEYGFYTDLESETFPIGLNEDIVRAISLKKEEPQWMTDWRIGAFRAWQEMIEPDWANVNYQKPDFQAISYYSAPKKADPNKTLDDVDPELLAMYKKLGISLDEQKKMNNIAMDIVVDSVSVATTFKKTLAEKGIIFMSISEAIREYPDLVQKYLGTVVPQKDNFYAALNSAVFSDGSFCYIPKGVRCPMELSTYFRINQAGTGQFERTLLVADEDSYVSYLEGCTAPSRDENQLHAAVVELIALDGAEIKYSTVQNWYPGNKEGKGGVFNFVTKRGFCEKNAKISWTQVETGSAITWKYPSVILKGDNSIGEFYSIAVTNNYQQADTGTKMIHLGKNTRSTIISKGISAGKSQNSYRGLVQIGARADNARNFSQCDSLLMGNNCGAHTFPYIESKNSSAKIEHEATTSKIGEDQVFYCNQRGIPTEKAIALIVNGFSKDVLNKLPMEFAVEAQKLLEISLEGSVG; encoded by the coding sequence ATGGCAAAATATACGGAAGACGACTTAAAAGTCGAACTCGAAAATAAAGAATACGAATACGGTTTCTACACTGATTTAGAGTCGGAGACGTTTCCTATTGGGCTAAACGAAGATATCGTTCGCGCTATTTCTTTGAAAAAAGAAGAACCGCAATGGATGACCGATTGGCGCATCGGAGCGTTTCGCGCTTGGCAGGAAATGATTGAACCGGATTGGGCAAATGTAAATTATCAAAAGCCCGATTTTCAAGCGATTTCTTATTATTCGGCACCTAAAAAAGCTGACCCGAATAAAACTCTTGACGATGTAGATCCTGAACTTTTAGCGATGTACAAAAAGTTAGGGATTTCTTTGGACGAACAGAAAAAAATGAACAATATTGCTATGGATATCGTGGTTGATTCGGTTTCTGTAGCAACAACATTCAAAAAGACTTTAGCCGAAAAAGGCATCATTTTCATGAGTATTTCCGAAGCGATTCGCGAATATCCCGATTTGGTTCAAAAATATTTAGGGACGGTTGTTCCTCAAAAAGACAATTTTTATGCGGCATTGAACTCAGCGGTTTTCTCTGACGGTTCATTCTGTTATATTCCAAAAGGCGTTCGTTGTCCAATGGAATTATCCACGTATTTCCGTATCAACCAAGCCGGAACCGGTCAATTCGAAAGAACACTTTTAGTAGCTGATGAAGACAGTTATGTTTCTTATTTGGAAGGATGTACTGCGCCAAGTCGGGACGAAAATCAATTACACGCTGCCGTTGTCGAGCTTATTGCTTTAGACGGTGCCGAAATCAAATATTCTACTGTTCAAAACTGGTATCCCGGAAATAAGGAAGGCAAAGGCGGCGTTTTCAACTTTGTAACCAAAAGAGGTTTCTGCGAGAAAAACGCAAAAATTTCATGGACACAAGTAGAAACCGGTTCGGCCATTACTTGGAAATATCCTTCAGTTATTTTGAAAGGCGACAATTCAATCGGTGAATTTTATTCGATTGCCGTAACCAATAATTACCAACAAGCCGATACCGGAACCAAGATGATTCATTTGGGTAAAAATACCAGATCAACAATCATTTCTAAAGGAATTTCTGCCGGAAAATCACAAAACAGCTATAGAGGCTTGGTGCAAATTGGCGCTAGAGCTGATAATGCCCGTAACTTCTCGCAATGTGACTCGTTGTTGATGGGTAATAATTGTGGAGCGCATACGTTTCCTTACATCGAGAGTAAAAATTCTTCAGCTAAAATCGAACACGAAGCGACAACTTCCAAAATCGGAGAAGACCAAGTATTTTATTGTAACCAACGAGGCATTCCAACCGAAAAAGCAATTGCGTTAATCGTAAATGGTTTTAGTAAAGACGTACTGAACAAGTTGCCAATGGAATTTGCAGTTGAAGCTCAGAAGTTATTAGAGATTTCACTTGAAGGTTCAGTAGGATAA
- a CDS encoding iron-sulfur cluster assembly accessory protein: MIKVSDSASKKIIDMMKDDGFDAAQDYVRVGVKSGGCSGLSYELKFDKELGENDKVFEDNHVKIAVEKKSFLYLAGTILEFSGGLNGKGFVFNNPNASRTCGCGESFSL, encoded by the coding sequence ATGATCAAAGTTTCAGATTCAGCCAGCAAAAAAATCATCGATATGATGAAAGATGACGGTTTTGACGCTGCCCAAGATTACGTGCGAGTAGGCGTAAAAAGTGGTGGTTGCTCGGGTTTGTCGTATGAATTAAAATTTGACAAAGAACTTGGCGAAAACGACAAAGTTTTTGAAGACAACCATGTAAAAATTGCCGTTGAAAAAAAGTCATTTTTATACTTAGCCGGAACCATTTTGGAGTTTTCAGGCGGATTGAACGGAAAAGGATTTGTATTTAACAATCCAAATGCATCACGAACATGCGGATGCGGAGAATCATTCTCACTTTAG
- a CDS encoding MBL fold metallo-hydrolase has product MKLYPIEAGNFKLDGGAMFGVVPKTIWNKTNPADDNNLIDIAARCLLIEDGNRLILIDTGMGNKQSEKFFGYYSLWGSHSLDGSLAKYGFHRDDVTDVFMTHLHFDHCGGSVNWNAAKTGYEVAFKNAKFWTNDNHWEWATKPNAREKASFLSENILPMQESGQLNFVKRPEGDFGHSNELGFGIFYVDGHTEKMMLPHIQYQDKTIVFCADLIPTAGHLPLPYVMGYDTRPLLTMPEKSKFLHAAVENNYFLWLEHDAHNQIITVENTEKGIRLANVFKVEDVL; this is encoded by the coding sequence ATGAAGCTATATCCAATAGAAGCCGGAAATTTTAAACTTGATGGCGGTGCGATGTTTGGTGTGGTTCCTAAAACCATTTGGAACAAAACCAATCCGGCAGACGACAACAATTTAATTGACATTGCGGCAAGATGCCTGCTGATTGAAGACGGAAACCGCCTGATTTTAATTGATACCGGAATGGGTAATAAGCAATCGGAGAAATTTTTTGGCTATTATTCACTTTGGGGAAGTCATTCTTTAGATGGTTCTTTAGCTAAATACGGATTTCATCGCGATGATGTGACCGATGTTTTTATGACGCATTTGCACTTTGACCATTGTGGTGGAAGCGTGAATTGGAACGCCGCCAAAACGGGTTATGAAGTCGCTTTCAAGAATGCTAAGTTTTGGACGAATGACAACCATTGGGAATGGGCAACCAAGCCCAACGCAAGAGAAAAAGCCTCATTTCTTTCAGAAAATATTTTACCGATGCAAGAAAGCGGACAATTGAATTTCGTCAAAAGACCGGAAGGAGATTTTGGACATTCAAACGAATTGGGATTTGGGATTTTTTATGTTGATGGTCATACCGAAAAAATGATGTTGCCGCATATTCAATACCAAGATAAAACCATCGTTTTTTGTGCCGATTTGATTCCGACTGCCGGACATTTACCTCTGCCTTATGTTATGGGTTATGACACGCGGCCGTTGTTGACCATGCCTGAAAAATCAAAATTTCTCCATGCCGCAGTTGAAAATAATTATTTTTTGTGGTTGGAACACGATGCACACAACCAAATTATTACTGTTGAAAACACCGAAAAAGGAATTCGTTTAGCTAACGTTTTCAAAGTAGAAGACGTTTTATAA
- a CDS encoding MarR family winged helix-turn-helix transcriptional regulator, with protein sequence MENLSSVIFYNIEEAIKTYRMYAQNQLKINDLKITIDQWLVLKCLKENPNATQIELAEKVFKDNASITRIVELLVKANFLQREINQNDRRKMNLKITSSGEKILEDVYKIVLKNRAKALEGITAEEIESVNSILKKISSNCKK encoded by the coding sequence ATGGAAAATTTGAGTTCAGTCATCTTTTACAACATTGAGGAAGCCATAAAAACATATAGAATGTATGCTCAAAATCAGCTGAAAATTAATGATTTGAAAATCACCATTGACCAATGGTTGGTTTTAAAATGTCTCAAAGAAAATCCAAATGCGACTCAAATCGAATTGGCAGAAAAAGTTTTTAAAGACAATGCTTCCATCACCCGGATCGTAGAATTACTGGTCAAAGCCAACTTTCTGCAAAGAGAAATTAACCAAAACGACCGAAGAAAAATGAACCTCAAAATCACATCTTCTGGAGAAAAAATTTTGGAGGACGTTTATAAGATTGTCTTGAAGAACAGAGCCAAAGCATTAGAAGGCATTACTGCTGAAGAGATTGAAAGCGTAAATTCTATTCTAAAAAAAATCAGCTCCAATTGTAAAAAATAA
- a CDS encoding outer membrane beta-barrel family protein yields MSRKTLLFYAIASSLLGFAARSQNTTEDKISISGNLTFEKTISANAIFIYLIESDSKKLIKTETPLETNDFKFENVSKGTYFIKIVADGKTKHLGNPFEAKSNLILQSIIIRADENLLDEVVITKSKPYIERQQGKMILNVDSNIGSTGSSVFEVLEKAPGINVDNNDNISLRGKNGILVQIDGKPTPMTGSNLANYLRGIPSRSIDKIEFITNPSAKYDAAGASIINIKMKKDKKIGVNGSISSSYSQGKYAKNNNNLSLNYRDKKVNLFGNYSFAYREGFNDLQLDRKFYEDGIFTGAYEQDNFLRMNFRNHLARVGADFYANKKHTFGIIVNNISNKFNPTGSNRSDVFDETDNLASRFQTKNRSRDHWHNHSVNLNHKFVIDTLGTELTTDFDYANYGNKTQQNFTTRYFNLNNSEFQDPYLLYGDIKGDLKIYALKSDYVTVLKNNIKLETGVKSSYVKADNNLAFYDKSSGVPVFDPTKSNHFIHEENINAAYVITSKEFKKWSFNIGLRVENTNITGKQLVDNTSFKNSYTQLFPNAVFSYTLNEKNSLELNYSRRISRPSYDQLNPFKFFLDPTTYKEGNPYLLPQSTHSIELTHVLKQKIFTTLNFSRTTDNITEVIAPSEDDQQLTIQTNKNLNTVDIVGLFAIVPLEINKWWNVNNSLNFYYGYYTGTVANTTIKNEGNFTCNFNSTNSFKLGNGFTAEWTGNYRAREVYAFMDVDPIWFMNIGCQKKFKNNSVLRFAFNDIFYTNRTTASTAFTDYKENFKVARDTRVATISYTYNFGKNNGPQRRRTGGADDIKQRAGSSNG; encoded by the coding sequence ATGTCACGTAAAACTTTATTATTTTATGCGATAGCCAGCTCATTGCTAGGCTTTGCGGCGCGTTCCCAAAACACTACTGAAGACAAAATTTCTATATCAGGAAATTTGACATTTGAAAAGACCATTTCGGCTAATGCAATTTTTATTTATCTTATAGAAAGTGATTCGAAAAAACTGATTAAAACCGAAACACCTTTAGAAACCAATGATTTCAAATTTGAAAATGTTTCCAAAGGCACTTATTTTATTAAAATTGTTGCCGATGGCAAAACAAAACATTTGGGCAATCCGTTTGAAGCAAAAAGCAATCTGATTCTTCAAAGCATAATAATTCGAGCTGATGAAAACTTGCTTGATGAAGTCGTGATTACAAAATCAAAGCCTTATATCGAAAGGCAACAGGGAAAAATGATTTTAAATGTGGACAGTAATATTGGTTCAACAGGTTCGAGTGTGTTTGAAGTTTTGGAAAAAGCGCCCGGAATAAACGTTGATAATAATGACAACATTAGTTTGAGAGGAAAAAATGGGATTTTGGTTCAAATTGACGGGAAACCGACCCCTATGACCGGCTCGAATCTGGCCAATTATTTACGCGGCATTCCTTCGCGAAGTATTGATAAGATTGAATTCATCACCAATCCATCAGCCAAATACGATGCCGCCGGAGCTTCAATCATCAACATCAAAATGAAAAAAGACAAAAAAATCGGTGTGAACGGCAGTATTTCTTCGTCTTATAGTCAAGGAAAATATGCCAAAAACAACAACAATTTGAGTCTGAATTACCGAGACAAAAAAGTGAATCTTTTTGGAAATTACAGTTTTGCTTATCGCGAAGGTTTCAATGATTTACAACTCGATCGAAAATTTTACGAAGACGGCATTTTTACAGGCGCATATGAGCAAGACAACTTTTTGAGGATGAATTTCAGGAATCACCTTGCTAGAGTTGGTGCTGATTTTTATGCCAATAAAAAACATACTTTCGGAATCATCGTCAACAACATCAGTAATAAATTCAATCCAACGGGAAGCAACCGCTCGGATGTGTTTGATGAAACCGACAATTTGGCTTCTCGTTTTCAAACCAAAAACCGTTCGCGCGACCATTGGCACAATCATTCGGTGAATTTAAACCATAAGTTTGTCATTGATACTTTAGGTACAGAATTGACCACTGATTTCGATTATGCGAATTATGGTAATAAAACCCAACAAAATTTTACAACGCGTTATTTTAATTTGAATAATAGCGAGTTTCAAGATCCATATTTATTGTATGGCGATATCAAAGGCGACTTGAAAATTTATGCCCTAAAATCTGATTACGTGACTGTTTTGAAAAACAATATAAAGTTGGAAACCGGTGTAAAATCGAGCTATGTAAAAGCGGATAACAATTTGGCTTTCTATGATAAAAGTTCGGGCGTTCCGGTTTTTGATCCAACCAAAAGCAATCATTTTATACATGAAGAAAACATCAATGCAGCTTATGTAATCACTTCTAAAGAGTTTAAAAAATGGAGTTTTAATATCGGCTTAAGAGTTGAAAACACGAATATTACCGGAAAACAATTGGTGGATAATACTTCGTTCAAAAATAGCTACACTCAATTGTTTCCCAATGCGGTTTTTAGTTATACGTTAAATGAAAAGAACAGTTTGGAACTCAATTACAGCCGAAGAATTTCGCGTCCGAGTTATGACCAATTAAACCCGTTTAAGTTCTTTTTGGATCCGACAACTTACAAAGAAGGAAATCCTTATTTGTTGCCTCAATCAACCCATTCGATTGAATTGACTCACGTTTTAAAACAAAAAATCTTTACTACTTTGAATTTCTCCCGAACAACGGATAACATAACCGAAGTGATTGCGCCGTCCGAAGACGATCAACAACTGACCATTCAAACCAATAAAAACCTCAACACCGTTGACATCGTTGGTTTATTTGCTATCGTTCCGCTTGAAATTAACAAATGGTGGAATGTGAACAATAGTCTGAATTTTTATTATGGATACTACACAGGAACCGTCGCCAATACTACTATCAAAAACGAGGGCAATTTTACCTGCAATTTTAATTCGACCAATAGTTTCAAACTCGGTAACGGATTTACTGCCGAATGGACCGGAAATTATCGCGCTCGAGAAGTTTATGCTTTTATGGATGTTGACCCGATTTGGTTTATGAATATCGGTTGTCAAAAAAAATTCAAAAACAACAGCGTTTTGAGATTTGCTTTTAATGATATTTTTTATACCAATAGAACTACGGCAAGCACCGCTTTTACGGATTACAAAGAAAACTTCAAAGTGGCCAGAGATACTCGAGTGGCGACGATTTCTTATACTTATAACTTTGGTAAAAACAACGGTCCGCAACGACGAAGAACCGGCGGCGCAGATGACATCAAACAAAGAGCCGGCTCTTCAAACGGATAA
- a CDS encoding S8 family peptidase translates to MRTLTYVFLLLATVTLSAQEIVPTKSYKKTPLTEEQEKRWSHLDLVKDSIPGMSVDRAYAELLNNKKGNKVIVGVIDSGVDISHPDLKSVIWTNKKEIPNNGKDDDKNGFADDVNGWNFLGNSNNETLELVRYLRKGDDGSERYKRAQKEYDAEYQKVFPEKETVDLLVDADKVIREHLKKDNYTVEDLKDISSVKYELYKSKRIMLSYADYAGEKFHAELEEYKDYVYDRLNYNLNKEFDGRKPVGDNPEDINDKKYGNNIVYSKERKDSSHGTHVAGIIAQVRNNGIGGDGVATNVEIMPIRAVPNGDEYDKDIALAIRYAVDNGAKVINGSFGKDYSPHKEWVWDAMKYAESKDVLIILAAGNDGKNVDVEPNYPEDTADKKNELVNNVMKVGAINYNYGENVVANFSNFGTDNVDVFAPGVRIYATVEDHHFKYQQGTSMASPNVAGVAALIRSYYPNLKAAQVKQIIMQSGTPIDSEVYVGENKEKIPFSKASVSGKIVNAYNALKMAEELSKEIPKEPKL, encoded by the coding sequence ATGAGAACTTTAACTTATGTATTTTTATTATTGGCTACTGTAACACTCTCTGCTCAAGAGATAGTGCCGACAAAATCTTATAAAAAAACCCCTTTAACTGAAGAACAAGAAAAACGTTGGAGTCATTTGGATTTAGTGAAAGATTCTATTCCCGGAATGAGTGTTGACAGAGCTTACGCTGAACTTTTAAATAACAAAAAAGGCAATAAAGTGATTGTCGGAGTTATCGATTCTGGTGTTGACATCAGTCATCCCGATTTAAAATCAGTGATTTGGACCAACAAAAAAGAAATTCCAAACAACGGTAAAGACGATGATAAAAATGGTTTTGCTGATGATGTTAACGGATGGAATTTTTTAGGCAATTCAAACAATGAAACTTTAGAATTGGTTCGCTATTTAAGAAAGGGCGATGATGGTTCTGAAAGGTACAAAAGAGCTCAAAAAGAATATGACGCAGAATACCAAAAAGTTTTTCCGGAGAAAGAAACGGTAGATTTATTAGTCGATGCTGACAAAGTAATTCGCGAACATTTAAAAAAAGACAATTACACCGTGGAAGACTTGAAAGATATCTCTTCTGTGAAATACGAATTGTACAAAAGCAAAAGAATTATGTTGTCGTATGCTGATTATGCCGGCGAAAAATTTCATGCCGAATTGGAAGAATATAAAGATTATGTTTACGACAGATTGAACTATAATTTGAACAAAGAATTCGACGGAAGAAAACCGGTTGGCGATAATCCGGAAGATATTAACGATAAAAAATACGGTAACAATATTGTCTACTCAAAAGAAAGAAAAGACTCTTCTCACGGAACGCACGTTGCCGGAATTATTGCCCAAGTCAGAAACAACGGAATCGGTGGCGATGGTGTGGCAACCAATGTTGAAATTATGCCAATCCGTGCTGTTCCTAATGGTGACGAATATGATAAAGACATCGCCTTAGCGATTCGATATGCCGTTGACAATGGTGCCAAAGTCATCAACGGAAGTTTTGGAAAAGACTATTCTCCACACAAAGAATGGGTTTGGGACGCCATGAAATATGCCGAAAGCAAGGATGTTTTAATTATTCTTGCCGCCGGAAATGATGGGAAAAATGTAGATGTTGAACCCAATTATCCGGAAGATACCGCTGATAAAAAAAATGAATTGGTCAACAATGTGATGAAGGTTGGGGCTATCAATTACAATTATGGAGAAAATGTAGTCGCTAATTTTTCAAACTTCGGAACTGATAATGTTGATGTTTTTGCGCCGGGTGTTAGAATTTATGCCACCGTTGAAGATCATCATTTCAAGTACCAACAAGGAACATCGATGGCATCACCAAATGTAGCCGGAGTTGCAGCCTTAATCCGTTCTTATTATCCTAATCTCAAAGCAGCCCAAGTGAAACAAATCATCATGCAATCGGGAACGCCAATAGATTCAGAGGTTTATGTTGGGGAAAATAAAGAAAAAATACCCTTTTCAAAAGCAAGTGTTTCAGGCAAAATCGTAAATGCTTACAATGCTTTGAAAATGGCAGAAGAACTATCAAAAGAAATTCCAAAAGAACCAAAATTATAA
- a CDS encoding M1 family metallopeptidase, which yields MTNKLFSIAVLLFTSTIIAQTDSYWQQKVDYKMEVSMDVKTYQYKGKQELLYTNNSKDTLRRVYYHLFNNAFQPGSEMDARLQSIPDPDRRMVHKVKTAEGKEIKESRLKSLKPNEIGFLKISNFKQDGVLATTKEVSTILEVDLAQPLLPGKSTLLTLDFEGQVPVQIRRSGRNNIEGVELSMAQWYPKMAEFDFEGWHADPYIAREFHSVWGNFDVKITIDKEYILGGTGYLQNKNEIGYGYQDNGVLVNIPKKQKTLTWHFLAPNVLDFTWAADKNYLHDVVKTDFGTTLHFLYKNNPKIIDTWKKAQPKTVQLMDFYNKTIGKYPYDQYSVIQGGDGGMEYAMCTLVLGEGTLEGLVNSVISHEMAHSWFQHVLASNESKHPWMDEGGASFLEDLGVNEISETKSKNPFSGAYKSYMDLANSGLEEPLSTHGDHFGYNKVYSTCSYYKGELFWTQLIYLIGEENTMKTLKRYYEDFKFKHPTPNDLKRTAERVSGANLDWYLTEWTQTVNKIDFGIKDVSENNNSTTVILERIGRIPMPMDILVEYNDGTQESFYIPLRMMSFEKENPNPRINRTTLPDWAWAFPTYTMSINKPKNSIKKITIDPSGLMADVKKENNTIIFLNRN from the coding sequence ATGACAAACAAACTTTTTTCTATTGCCGTTTTACTATTCACCTCAACAATCATAGCCCAAACTGATAGTTATTGGCAACAAAAAGTTGATTACAAAATGGAGGTTTCGATGGATGTCAAAACCTATCAATACAAAGGCAAACAAGAATTGCTTTATACCAATAATTCTAAGGACACTCTAAGACGGGTTTATTACCATTTATTCAATAACGCTTTTCAACCGGGAAGTGAAATGGATGCACGACTACAATCCATTCCTGATCCTGACAGAAGAATGGTGCATAAAGTCAAAACCGCAGAAGGCAAGGAAATCAAAGAAAGCCGACTTAAGTCTTTAAAACCGAATGAGATTGGCTTTTTAAAAATTTCGAATTTTAAACAAGATGGTGTTTTGGCCACGACCAAAGAGGTCAGCACCATTTTAGAAGTCGATTTGGCTCAACCGCTTTTACCCGGAAAATCCACTTTATTAACTTTAGATTTTGAAGGGCAAGTTCCGGTACAAATACGCCGTTCGGGTAGAAATAACATAGAAGGTGTTGAACTTTCGATGGCACAATGGTATCCGAAAATGGCCGAATTTGATTTTGAAGGTTGGCATGCTGATCCTTATATCGCTCGAGAATTCCACAGTGTTTGGGGCAATTTTGATGTCAAAATTACTATCGATAAAGAATACATTTTAGGCGGAACAGGATATCTGCAAAACAAAAACGAGATTGGTTACGGCTATCAAGACAATGGCGTTCTAGTCAATATTCCGAAGAAACAAAAGACATTAACTTGGCATTTCTTAGCGCCTAACGTACTTGATTTTACATGGGCAGCCGATAAAAATTACCTTCATGATGTCGTAAAAACTGATTTCGGTACCACTTTGCATTTCTTATACAAAAACAATCCAAAAATCATTGACACCTGGAAAAAAGCGCAACCGAAAACAGTGCAGCTAATGGACTTTTACAACAAAACGATTGGCAAATATCCTTATGACCAATATTCTGTAATTCAAGGCGGCGATGGCGGTATGGAGTATGCCATGTGTACACTTGTTTTAGGCGAAGGTACACTTGAAGGATTAGTAAATAGTGTGATTTCGCACGAAATGGCGCATTCTTGGTTCCAACATGTTTTGGCCTCTAACGAAAGTAAACATCCATGGATGGATGAAGGAGGCGCGTCATTCTTAGAAGATCTAGGCGTAAACGAAATTTCAGAAACCAAATCTAAAAACCCTTTTTCCGGCGCTTACAAAAGTTATATGGATTTGGCTAATTCAGGTTTAGAAGAACCGCTTTCCACGCATGGTGATCATTTTGGTTATAACAAAGTGTACAGCACTTGTTCCTATTATAAAGGCGAATTGTTTTGGACACAATTAATTTATTTAATTGGCGAAGAAAACACCATGAAAACCTTAAAACGTTATTATGAAGATTTTAAATTCAAACACCCAACGCCAAATGATCTTAAACGCACAGCGGAAAGAGTTTCAGGTGCCAATTTAGATTGGTATTTAACTGAATGGACACAAACCGTAAACAAGATTGATTTTGGGATAAAGGATGTAAGCGAAAACAACAATTCAACCACAGTAATTTTGGAAAGAATTGGCAGAATACCTATGCCAATGGATATTTTAGTGGAATACAACGATGGTACTCAAGAGAGTTTTTACATACCGCTGCGCATGATGAGTTTTGAAAAAGAAAACCCGAATCCAAGAATAAATAGAACTACACTTCCCGATTGGGCTTGGGCATTTCCAACTTATACCATGTCTATCAACAAACCAAAAAACAGCATTAAAAAAATCACTATTGATCCGAGTGGTTTAATGGCCGATGTGAAAAAGGAAAACAACACCATAATTTTTTTAAATAGAAATTAA
- the rnpA gene encoding ribonuclease P protein component yields the protein MDFSYPKAEKLKSKTIIDLLFSEGKSVGKYPLRLVYIAHDFEEDIPLKMGVSVSKKYFKKAVDRNYFKRVLRECYRLNKTQLITALDKKYCFMFFYQTSDKLSYQEIEEKTKQLFEKFAKTISEEK from the coding sequence ATGGATTTCTCCTATCCAAAGGCTGAAAAACTCAAAAGCAAAACCATTATAGATTTGTTGTTCTCCGAAGGCAAATCAGTGGGAAAATATCCTTTGCGTTTGGTTTATATAGCACATGATTTCGAAGAAGATATTCCTTTGAAAATGGGCGTTTCAGTATCCAAAAAATACTTCAAAAAAGCAGTAGACCGTAATTATTTCAAACGCGTTTTAAGAGAATGTTACCGATTAAATAAAACCCAATTGATAACTGCTTTAGACAAAAAATACTGCTTTATGTTCTTCTATCAAACCAGCGATAAATTATCTTATCAGGAAATTGAAGAGAAAACCAAACAGCTTTTTGAAAAATTCGCCAAAACTATTTCGGAAGAGAAATAA
- a CDS encoding DUF4349 domain-containing protein, giving the protein MKTVSLFFSVIILFFSSCKQSDAETMDIAVPADAYYAAADSTVVEAGESVKNYAVSMSLPDKAKEEAIETKIIKSGNLRFQSDNLEETYNQIQKAVKKYNALIKNDSQANNDYQFSRTINIRIPNQHFDAFIADISKGVKYFDQKDISSQDVTEEYIDVASRIKTKKVLEARYLELLKKANKVSEMLEIERQLSEIREEIEAKEGRLRYLQNKVSMSTLDIEFYKPIAQGGKATVSYGGRIGNAIVSGFNGISNFFIGLIENWPVIVTLVVLILLIRKRFKRKNK; this is encoded by the coding sequence ATGAAAACAGTCTCTCTATTTTTTTCTGTGATTATTTTATTTTTTTCATCCTGTAAACAAAGTGATGCTGAAACCATGGATATTGCAGTTCCTGCTGACGCTTATTATGCCGCTGCTGATTCTACCGTTGTTGAAGCCGGAGAAAGCGTCAAAAACTATGCTGTTAGTATGAGTCTTCCCGACAAAGCCAAAGAAGAAGCCATTGAAACCAAAATCATCAAATCCGGGAATTTGCGTTTCCAATCCGATAACTTAGAAGAAACTTACAATCAAATTCAGAAGGCGGTTAAGAAATACAATGCCTTAATCAAAAATGATTCTCAAGCGAATAACGATTATCAGTTTTCCCGAACGATTAACATTAGGATTCCAAACCAGCATTTTGATGCTTTTATAGCTGATATTTCAAAAGGCGTAAAGTATTTTGACCAAAAAGATATTTCATCTCAAGATGTTACAGAGGAATATATCGATGTGGCTTCACGAATTAAGACCAAAAAAGTTTTAGAGGCACGGTATTTGGAGCTGTTGAAAAAAGCCAATAAAGTTTCGGAAATGCTTGAAATTGAAAGGCAACTTTCCGAAATAAGAGAAGAAATAGAAGCCAAAGAAGGCCGATTACGTTACCTTCAAAACAAAGTTTCTATGAGCACTTTAGACATCGAGTTTTACAAACCCATTGCCCAAGGAGGAAAAGCTACAGTTTCCTATGGTGGAAGAATTGGAAACGCTATTGTTTCAGGTTTTAACGGGATTTCAAATTTCTTTATTGGTTTAATCGAAAATTGGCCAGTAATTGTTACATTAGTTGTCTTGATTTTATTGATCAGAAAAAGATTTAAAAGAAAAAATAAATAA